One Candidatus Woesearchaeota archaeon DNA window includes the following coding sequences:
- a CDS encoding Lrp/AsnC family transcriptional regulator: MKDITKKLVDLLRSGYCTPQIAKLAKKLKEPSSTIHYNIKKLENENVVKNYKAIFNHKFIGEGFCVFVLLNLSPEEYGDPDRIAKDLSKYDEIESINIITGDWEILLKVRLKDQEEYYNFIKNVISRKGITKIKSLTSLKEKKSEFYIID, translated from the coding sequence ATGAAAGATATAACTAAAAAGCTTGTTGATTTATTGCGATCAGGTTATTGTACGCCTCAGATTGCTAAACTTGCTAAAAAATTGAAAGAACCTTCTTCTACAATTCATTATAACATAAAAAAACTTGAAAATGAAAATGTTGTGAAAAATTATAAAGCAATTTTTAATCATAAGTTTATTGGTGAGGGGTTTTGTGTTTTTGTTCTTCTCAATCTTTCTCCTGAGGAATACGGTGATCCTGATAGAATAGCAAAAGACTTGTCTAAATATGATGAGATAGAAAGTATTAATATTATTACTGGTGATTGGGAAATATTATTAAAGGTTAGGTTGAAGGATCAGGAAGAATACTATAATTTTATAAAGAATGTTATTTCTAGAAAAGGAATTACTAAAATAAAATCTCTAACTTCTTTGAAAGAAAAAAAATCAGAATTCTATATTATTGATTAG
- the tyrS gene encoding tyrosine--tRNA ligase — MASKEIQEKINYLSRGTEQIITREDLAWKLEKSERENRSMIVKYGVDPTAPDIHLGHLVPIKKLKHFQDIGHEITFLIGDFTGRIGDPSGKSSGRKAMTEEEVLKNANTYKEQIFKVLDAEKTNIVYNSSWLKNMHLEETVKLLSKNSVNNLIKRKSFSKRFGKGETVSGHELIYPFLQAYDSVALNADIELGGTDQYFNLIFGRDLQPKYGQEPQVVITTPLLEGLDGNEKMSKSLGNTVGIDENPFDMYRKIMKLKDNLIIKYFTLLTDVDELEIGHLEMDMKQNRAHPKDVKKRLAKTITTYLHSEQKANEAEKEFEKVYRQGKLPENIRDVCVEYDNSNNGKLTPIQIIRLCDLASNNGEARSIVKQRGFSIDSAIIEDPKKEISLYNNMVVKVGKEKYVRLNYKKNES, encoded by the coding sequence ATGGCATCAAAAGAAATTCAAGAAAAAATAAATTATTTATCCAGAGGAACAGAGCAAATTATAACAAGAGAAGATCTGGCATGGAAATTAGAAAAATCTGAACGAGAAAATAGATCAATGATCGTGAAATATGGTGTAGATCCAACAGCCCCAGATATTCACCTTGGTCACTTAGTTCCAATAAAAAAGCTTAAACATTTTCAAGATATAGGGCATGAAATAACCTTCTTAATAGGCGATTTTACAGGAAGGATAGGCGATCCCTCAGGAAAAAGCTCTGGAAGAAAAGCCATGACTGAAGAAGAAGTATTAAAAAACGCGAACACATATAAAGAACAAATTTTTAAGGTTCTTGATGCTGAAAAAACAAATATTGTTTATAATAGTTCTTGGTTAAAAAATATGCATTTAGAAGAAACAGTAAAATTATTATCAAAAAATTCTGTTAATAATTTAATTAAAAGAAAAAGTTTTTCTAAAAGATTTGGAAAAGGAGAAACTGTTTCTGGTCATGAATTAATATACCCTTTTCTACAAGCATATGATTCGGTAGCGCTCAATGCAGACATAGAATTAGGAGGAACAGATCAATATTTTAATCTTATTTTCGGTAGAGATTTACAACCAAAATACGGACAAGAACCTCAAGTAGTAATAACAACGCCTTTATTAGAAGGCTTGGATGGAAACGAAAAAATGAGCAAATCTCTCGGAAATACAGTGGGAATAGATGAAAACCCTTTTGATATGTACAGAAAAATCATGAAATTAAAAGATAATCTTATTATCAAGTATTTTACTTTGCTCACAGACGTAGATGAATTAGAAATTGGACATTTAGAAATGGATATGAAACAAAACAGAGCACATCCTAAAGATGTAAAAAAAAGATTAGCAAAAACAATAACAACATATCTTCATTCAGAACAAAAAGCTAATGAAGCTGAAAAAGAATTTGAAAAAGTCTATAGACAAGGAAAATTACCAGAAAATATAAGGGATGTATGCGTTGAATATGACAATTCAAATAATGGAAAACTTACACCTATACAAATAATACGACTTTGCGATTTAGCAAGCAATAATGGAGAAGCTAGAAGCATAGTAAAACAGAGAGGATTTTCTATAGACTCAGCAATTATTGAAGATCCTAAAAAAGAAATATCCTTATATAATAACATGGTCGTGAAAGTTGGTAAAGAAAAATATGTAAGACTTAATTATAAAAAAAATGAGTCTTGA
- a CDS encoding SAM-dependent methyltransferase, whose amino-acid sequence MSLEKFLNSEEIKKFKAVKTIFEYSINKYNINANQIIDCCSGNGFFGLDLLSNNFKYEVLAIDIERTKKARKIYDYFKKNNPVKVQKYRFKKIDILKEKFPKINNGLIVGIHTCGILTDKIIEVSVKQNTPFIILPCCYNKNRHYFENSGQFYENAEESIHMNRINYLIKNNVHIEENIIKTIKAPMNKALIGILKTSNQ is encoded by the coding sequence ATGAGTCTTGAAAAATTTTTAAATAGTGAAGAAATTAAAAAATTTAAAGCAGTAAAAACAATATTTGAATACTCGATCAATAAATACAACATAAACGCAAACCAAATAATTGATTGTTGTTCAGGAAATGGATTTTTTGGATTAGACTTGCTTAGTAATAATTTTAAATATGAGGTTTTAGCAATAGATATAGAAAGAACAAAAAAAGCACGAAAAATTTATGACTATTTCAAAAAAAATAATCCTGTCAAAGTACAAAAATACAGATTTAAAAAAATAGACATATTAAAAGAAAAGTTTCCGAAAATAAATAATGGTTTGATAGTAGGCATACACACTTGTGGCATACTTACAGATAAAATAATAGAAGTGAGTGTTAAACAAAACACACCATTCATAATTTTACCTTGTTGTTATAATAAAAATAGACATTATTTTGAAAATTCTGGACAATTTTATGAAAATGCTGAAGAATCAATACATATGAACAGAATAAACTATTTAATAAAAAATAATGTGCACATAGAAGAAAATATTATTAAAACGATAAAAGCACCTATGAACAAAGCATTAATAGGAATCTTGAAAACATCTAATCAATAA